The following is a genomic window from Clostridium fungisolvens.
AAGGCTTTGATAGAGAACATATGAGAATCCCAGCCAATCAGATTAAGTTAATAGAAGCAGTTGCGGAGGTAAATGAAAATATCATAGTGATAATTGTTGGAGGATCTGCAATAGAGATGCCATGGGCTGCAAAGGTTCAAGCTATACTGCATATGCAATTATCTGGTCAAGCAGGTGGCTTAGCAGCTGCTGATATAGTATTTGGTAAGGTGAATCCAAGTGGAAAGCTTACAGAAACTTATCCTTTTATATATGAAGATGTAGTAAGTAGTACTTACTTTAATAAGAATCCAAAGCAAGGAGCTTATTTTGAAAGCATGTATTGTGGTTATAGATATTTTGAGACTGCAAAAGTTCCAGTACGATATCCATTTGGATTTGGATTATCTTATACAGAATTTAAGTATTCAAACCTACAAGTTAAAAAATTAGGGCTATATGATGTTGAAGTAACGGCTAACGTTGAAAATGTAGGTGAGTTTGATGGTGCAGAAGTCGTACAGTTGTATGTTGCAGCATCTACTGGTGGTGTATATCGTCCATCAAAAGAACTAAAAGGCTTTGCAAAGGTACAATTAGAAAAAGGCGAAAGTAAACAAGTTAGGTTTAATTTAGATAAAAGAAGTTTTGCAGTATACGACCAAGATAAGAAGGATTGGATAATAGAAGAAGGGATTTATGCATTGCAAATTGGTGCGAGTATTAAGGATATTCGTCTTGAAAAGCATATTGAGCTTGAGGGAGAAAAACCTGTTAGAAAAAATTGTAGTACATGGTATTACTCTTTGAGTGGTATTCCGAGCAGGAAGGACTTTGTAACTATCTACCATAACTATGAGGATTATGTTCCTCAAATAAAGGGTACTTACGATATGACTAGTTCTATTAAGGAAATGAAAGAGACTAGCCTTATATGTAAGATTATGTACAAGGATATGGAAAAAATTATTGCTAAGAATAATGGCGGGAAAGTTGATTACACAAATCCTGGTTTTAGGATGCTTATGGATAGCGCTTCGGATAATCCTATGAAATCAATGCCACTATTCAGTCCAGATAGTATGCCTTTAAATGTTGCAGAATTCTTTGTTGAAGCTGCTAATGGTCATATGATAAAGGGGTTTAGGAAAATTATTAAGAGTAATAAAAACAAATAGGTCTAAGCTTAATGTTGGGATGGAAAAATTGTTTTAGGAGAGTGTAGTTATATGAAAATATTTATGATTGGCGGAACTGGTTTACTAGGTTCAGAGGGAGCAAAGGAGTTAATAAAAAGAGGACATAGTGTATCCTCTATATCCTTACCACCTATACCAACAGGTGCAAATATCCCGAAGGAAATGGAATTATCATTAGGAAATTATATGGAAATGTCTGATGAAGAAATTAGAAAGCAGATGACTGGGTGCGAAGGGTTTGTATTTGCTGCAGGAGTGGATGAAAGAGTAGAAGGACCAGCGCCGATATATGATTTATTCTACAAGTTCAATATTGCACCATTAAAAAGGCTATTAACCATAGCAAAGGAATGTCATGTAAAACATGTAGTTATTTTAGGGTCTTACTTTGCATACTTTGATAGAACTAATCCAGAATGGAAGTTAGCAGCTACTCATCCTTATATAAGAAGTAGAGTTGATCAAGAAAAGATGGCTCTATCTTTTGCTGATAAAGATATGAATGTAGCGGTCTTAGAATTGCCATATATTTTTGGTACTCAACCAGGAAGAAAGCCTGTATGGACATTCTTAATAGAACAAATTAGGAGTATGAAGAGTTTTACCATGTATCCAAAGGGTGGTACAACTATGGTTACAGTTAAACAAGTTGCTCAGTGCATAGCAGGTGCCATAGAAAACAATATTGGTGGAAACAACTATCCGGTAGGTTATTACAATATGACATGGAAAGAGATGTTAAGAATATTCCATAAGTATATGGGAATTCCAGATAAAAAAATAATTACAATTCCAACTTGGATGTATGCTTATGGATGTAGATCCATTGTTAAAGAACAAAAGAAGAATAATATTGACGGCGGTCTTAAGATGGTTGAATTTGCAAAAGTTATGACTGCAAACACTTTTATTGGAAAGAGCATAATTGTAGAAAAATTAGGGGTAGAACCAGATGATATAGATAAAGCTATAGGTGATTCAGTTAAGCTATGCTTGGATATATTAGATGGAAAATCAGAGGCAATAGGTATGAAGGGCGAATAGTATATATTAAATTATGGAGATTACTTTTGCGGGTAGCAGAGAATCTCCTTTTAATTTTATTTAGAAATACTTATTGTGCTACCAAAAACAAAAAATAGTACAATAAAGAAATTAAAAAAATTTTTATAATTAGTTTGGAAATTTAAACCTTCTTTATGTTTAAGAAAGGTGAACAAATGTGGACAAATGTTAAGTTTATAGAATTAAATTTTTATATTAAATATAATCTAAAGGAAACACTGGGGTATAGTGCGTAAAAAAAGAAGAACTTGTTACCTGACAAAATTTCTTCATGTACGTTGAAAAATGCAGATACATAAAAAATCTAATAAAGGTAGAAATATCATTTTTTAAAATGAAAATACCTAAAAACCATATTAGATTAAAAGAAGAGGTTATAATAATGGGGGAAATTTTTTATGAAAACAGAAACGCAAATAAAACAATTGATGGGAGCAAAGATTTTTGATAGTAAAATTAAATCTCTTAACGTAACTGGCGCAGAAAAATGGCTTGGTTATCTTGTTGGACCAGCTGGGTTTGCACTAATGAATGCGTTAATAATGGGATACATTAATATTTACTATACTGATGTACTCAAATTAACTGATCCTAAGGTTTTTAAATATGGAGTTGTATTTCTGACCATATTCCCATTAGCTTCAAGGTTATTTGATGGTGCTATGAATTTGATAATGGGAGTTATATTAGATAGAACTAAGTCAAAGCAAGGAAAAGCTAGGCCATGGATATTAATATCAGCGCCGTTTATAACTGTATCTGGAATACTGATGTTTACAATACCCAAAGCAAGCATAACAGTACAACTAGTATGGATAGTTATTTCCTTTAATTTATATTTTGGGATGGCATCGGTAATGTATATTGCTGGGCATAATCTTATGGTTCCACTTTCAACAAGAAATACAGCTCAACGTGGAACTTTATCTGTAATAAGTAATATTGCAAATACGGTAATTACAGGAATAATAGTAGCATTAATATTTCCAATGATAGTAATGCCAATCATTGGTGCTGATAAAGGTAAATGGATAATGTTAATGTCTGTGATATCAATAATTGCATTACCATTAATTTTTATTGAATACTACTTTACCAGAGAACGTATAACAGAAGAAAATATGTCTGTAGTTTTTAAACAAAAGTTATCAGTTAAGCAACAGATTAAAGCAGTAATGACAAATAAGTACTGGTTATTACTTGCAACATATCAACTTATATTTAACTTTGGAGCCATCCTAAAAAATACAAGTCTTATTTATTATTGTAATTATGTGCTTGGTTCATATAACGATGGTATAACCCAAACTATGATATCGGTTGTAGGTGGTTTTCCAATGGGGGTAGGTATGCTTGTTATATTGCCTCTGATTAAAAGGTTTGGGAATCGCAATGTTACGCTGGCAGGTTTTATTCTTTCAGTTATTGGTGGAGTAATATGCTGGATGTTCCCAACAAATATGGCTTTAGTAATAATAGGACAATTTATTAAAAACTTAGGTATCGTTCCTTGTGGTTTCGTATTTGTAGCTTTATTTGCAGATGTACTTGATCATATTGAATGGAAGAGCAATATAAGATGTGACGGCATTTCTTCAAGTATCATGATATTTATTATGACTGTTTCTTCTGGATTAAGTGCAAGTTTATTTAACTTAATGCTTGGAAGATCAGGAAAATACATAACTCCTGTATACAATGCAGCAACAGGAATAACACAAGGCTTTGTGCAGCCAGATTCTATAAAAAATGTGTTCACGTTCTCCTTTGTAGGAGTTGAAGTAATTGCACATATAGTACTTATTATAATATTAATATTCTTTAATTTAGAGAAAGAAATGCCAACAGTGCAAAGAGAAATTAAGGAAAGACAAAAGTTAGATTGTGAAGCTAGAGGAAAAGTTTGGACTGATCCTGAAGAAAGAGCTAGATTAGAGCAGGAAGTCTGAGTTTTTATTAATTCTAATAGAGTACTAATATAGTAAATTTCTTTATTTATGATAGTATAGAAATATAATAGATATAAATTGTATTCAGCCATTGGAGCAAGGTAGGTGACCCTAAATTTGAATCGAAGACATAGAGATATTTTAAATATAATTTTAAATACAGATGAATACATCACAGGAAATGAATTAGCTAGACTTTGTAATGTTACGATTCGCACAATAAGAAATGATATTAAAGAAATCAATGATCTATTGAAGGAATATGACGTAAAAGTAGAAGCTACTATAAAAAAAGGTTATTCACTTAATAAAGTATATAAAGATATTATAAAGAAAAATAATATTATTAGAGAAGTTTTGGATTATGAATACATAAAGGAAACTCCCAGTTCGCCTATAGACAGACAAATGTACATATTACTAAAACTGACTATTAAAAAAGTTATCACAATAGAAGAGCTAGTAGAAGCCTTAAGTGTGTCAGATGCTACTGTAAATAATGACATTACGTTTATAAATAAATGGTTAAAGCGAAATCTGAAGCTAGGAATAAGTTATTCTTTAACTGAAGGAATTACGCTTAATGCAACTGAAAGAGATAAAAGAAATATTATAAGCTGGGTTCTAGCAATAAGGATTAATTTAAGCACTGTTTTGAAATACTGGAGTTACTTGTTTGAAGAAAATGATGCTGTTACAGCGGTTAAAGATATTTACTACATAGTAAGCGAGGAAAGTAGAAGATATAAATATTTTCTATCAGGGCACAGCTATCAACTTTTATGCTATGAAATATTGGTTGCAATCAAGCGTAATAAATTAGGGTTTGATTTAAATGATTTTGATGAAGCAGAAAGTGAGTTAATGGATGTAGTCTCTGCAATACGTGAAAAAGTAGAAGATCAACAAGGTTTGAATCTATCAAGAGCAGAATGGCTTAATTTGCAGGAGTATTTTAAGTCGAAGCAATTTATTAGTGGAACGGAATTTATAGATATTGAAAAACAAGAAGCTATTTCAATAGTAGACGAATACTTGCTAGTTTTATATGAAAAATTCAAGGTTGACTTAAAGAATAATCCAGATTACATATATAAGCTGATCTTATATATTGCTCCAATGATAAATCGCTTGAAATATAATCACTGTATATCAAATAAAATAGATGAAAAAGTAGTTAAAGCCTATAAGGCAGAATTTAAGATGGCTAGTGAAATTGCACCGATTATTAAGAGAAGATTGAATTTAGATGTATCACTTGTTGATTTAGCTTACATAACTCTTCATTTGGTATCTATGTGTGGAATATGGAAATATAAATTGAATACTGTAATTGTTTGTGATTACGATGAGTCAATATTAAGCCTTATTAAGGATAAAATTCAAAATTACTTTGGAGAAAGAGTAGAAGTTTGTGGGTTTTATGGTTATCAAGAATTTATGTATGAAGATAAGGAAAATCTAAAAGGTGTAGATTTAATAATAACAACTTCAACAATTGCTGATATTACTAATATACCTTTCATTAGAATAAAACCTGAAATTGATCAAAATGATATAGACATGATATCAGAGTATGTTAATGGTTATAAAAGTAAGTTATAATTAACTAATCCTATAGTCAAAAGTATAGACAACTTCTATATGTTAGACTATAGGATTAATTGCGTTTTAAATCATTTAAAGTATTTCACCATTTTAGGTGAAATA
Proteins encoded in this region:
- a CDS encoding BglG family transcription antiterminator translates to MNRRHRDILNIILNTDEYITGNELARLCNVTIRTIRNDIKEINDLLKEYDVKVEATIKKGYSLNKVYKDIIKKNNIIREVLDYEYIKETPSSPIDRQMYILLKLTIKKVITIEELVEALSVSDATVNNDITFINKWLKRNLKLGISYSLTEGITLNATERDKRNIISWVLAIRINLSTVLKYWSYLFEENDAVTAVKDIYYIVSEESRRYKYFLSGHSYQLLCYEILVAIKRNKLGFDLNDFDEAESELMDVVSAIREKVEDQQGLNLSRAEWLNLQEYFKSKQFISGTEFIDIEKQEAISIVDEYLLVLYEKFKVDLKNNPDYIYKLILYIAPMINRLKYNHCISNKIDEKVVKAYKAEFKMASEIAPIIKRRLNLDVSLVDLAYITLHLVSMCGIWKYKLNTVIVCDYDESILSLIKDKIQNYFGERVEVCGFYGYQEFMYEDKENLKGVDLIITTSTIADITNIPFIRIKPEIDQNDIDMISEYVNGYKSKL
- a CDS encoding MFS transporter; its protein translation is MKTETQIKQLMGAKIFDSKIKSLNVTGAEKWLGYLVGPAGFALMNALIMGYINIYYTDVLKLTDPKVFKYGVVFLTIFPLASRLFDGAMNLIMGVILDRTKSKQGKARPWILISAPFITVSGILMFTIPKASITVQLVWIVISFNLYFGMASVMYIAGHNLMVPLSTRNTAQRGTLSVISNIANTVITGIIVALIFPMIVMPIIGADKGKWIMLMSVISIIALPLIFIEYYFTRERITEENMSVVFKQKLSVKQQIKAVMTNKYWLLLATYQLIFNFGAILKNTSLIYYCNYVLGSYNDGITQTMISVVGGFPMGVGMLVILPLIKRFGNRNVTLAGFILSVIGGVICWMFPTNMALVIIGQFIKNLGIVPCGFVFVALFADVLDHIEWKSNIRCDGISSSIMIFIMTVSSGLSASLFNLMLGRSGKYITPVYNAATGITQGFVQPDSIKNVFTFSFVGVEVIAHIVLIIILIFFNLEKEMPTVQREIKERQKLDCEARGKVWTDPEERARLEQEV
- a CDS encoding NAD-dependent epimerase/dehydratase family protein: MKIFMIGGTGLLGSEGAKELIKRGHSVSSISLPPIPTGANIPKEMELSLGNYMEMSDEEIRKQMTGCEGFVFAAGVDERVEGPAPIYDLFYKFNIAPLKRLLTIAKECHVKHVVILGSYFAYFDRTNPEWKLAATHPYIRSRVDQEKMALSFADKDMNVAVLELPYIFGTQPGRKPVWTFLIEQIRSMKSFTMYPKGGTTMVTVKQVAQCIAGAIENNIGGNNYPVGYYNMTWKEMLRIFHKYMGIPDKKIITIPTWMYAYGCRSIVKEQKKNNIDGGLKMVEFAKVMTANTFIGKSIIVEKLGVEPDDIDKAIGDSVKLCLDILDGKSEAIGMKGE